The following is a genomic window from Bordetella petrii.
AGATCCGCGCCAACGGCCAGGGCTTTGCCTACAACTTCGGCCGCGGCATCGGCGCGCTGTTTCCCAGCCTGGTGGGCTACCTGAGCAACAGCATGGGCCTGGCCATGGCTATTGGCATCTTCGCGGGCGGCGCCTATACGGTCGTGCTGATCGCCACCCTGCTGCTGCCCGAGACCCGCGGCCGTGAACTGGCGAACCTGGCCACGGCCGACTGAAAACGCGCTCCCGACCCGCGCGCGCTCAGCCGCGCGGGTACAGGTGGCGGTTCATGGCCAGGTAGGCATCGCGCGACGGCGCCAGGTGCTCGCGGCACAGGCGGATCAGCGCGTCGCGCTCGCCGGCTTCCAGCGCCGCGATCATGGCCCAGTGTTCTTGCCGCGCGCGCTCACGGTACGAAGCATCGACCAGCGAGCTGAAACGGATGGCGTGCGTCTGGCGCGCATATTCCTGGATGGCTTTCTGCAACACGCCGTTCGCGCAGAAACCGAACAGCGCCTGGTGAAAGCGCTGGTTGGCATGGAACACCTCGCGCGGGTCGCCGGCCGCCACGGCGCGGTCGTGTTCGCGCTGGATATCGACCAGCTCGCGCAGCGACTGCGCCGGCAACGGGCACGGCAGCGTGCGCGCGGCCTCGGCTTCGAGCAGTTCGCGCAATTGATATAGCTCGGCCACTTCACGCGGCTCGAAGGCCCTGACCTCGCAGCCGATGTTCTTGCGCCGCTCGACCAGGCCCCGTCGCGCCAGTTCTGCCAGCACCTCGCGCGCCGCATGGCGCTTGAAGCCGAAACGGCGGATCAGGTCGTCTTCGATCAGGCGTTCGCGCGGATGCAGGCTGCCCAGGACGATGTCTTCTTCGAGCACGCGCACGGCGTCCGCGATGCCGGAGGCTTCGGCGGGCATGGTGGGCGGCGGATCGGACAAGACCTGGGACATCGATGGCAAATAGGGCGGCAGGCCCGCGGCGGGGCCGAGACAGCCACTATATCAACAATCGATTCAGCGTTGGGCCAGGGCCGCGGCGGCTGGCGCAGGCACGGTGGCGCGATCGTCGATGGGAAAATGCAGCAGCGCCGCCACCAGGCCGGCCAGCGCCGTGGCCGCCCATACCGGGGTATACGAGCCGGTCAGGTCGAACACCAGGCCGCCCAGCCAGGCGCCCAGGAACGAGCCCACCTGGTGACTGAGAAAGCAGACGCCGAACAACGTGCCCAGGTGGCGCGTGCCGAACACCTTGGCCACCAGGCCGCTGGTCAAGGGCACCGTGCCCAGCCAGGTCAGCCCCATGACCGCCGCAAACAGCACTACCGACAGCGTGCTCTTGGGCAGCAGGAAAAAGGCCGCGATGGCCGCGCCGCGTATCAGGTACAACCAGCCCAGCACGAACTGCTGGCGATACTGCCCGCCCAGCCAGCCGCAGGCCCAACTGCCCGCCATGTTGAACAGGCCGATCAGCGCCAGGGCAGTCGCCCCCAGCCCGACCGGCATATGGCAAAGCAGCAGGTAGCCCGGCAGGTGCGTGGCAATGAATGCCAGTTGGAACCCGCACGTAAAAAAGCCCAGCGTCAACAGGCAATAACCACGGTGCCGGCAGGCATGCAGCACAGCCTGCTTCAACGATAATGCCGGCTCTTGCGCGGTCGGCGCGCCCCCTTGCGCGGCCGGCCGGTCTAGCAGCATGCCCAGCGGCGCCACCAGCAGCATCAGCGCGGCCAGCCCCAACAACGAGGCCGACACGCCCGCGCTTTCGCGCAGCACTTGCGCAAAGGGCACCAGCGCCACCTGCCCCACCGAACCGCCCGCGCTGGCCAGGCCCAGCGCCATGCTGCGCCGCTGCGGCGTGGCGGCGCGCCCCACCGCGGCCAGCACCACGCCGAAGCTGGTGCAGCTGATACCTATGCCCACCAGCACGCCCATGCCGATGACCAGCAATACCGGCGATTGCGCGGCCGTGGCCAGCGCCAGCCCCGCCGCGAAGGCCGCGGCGCCGAAGGCCACCACCGGCGCCGATCCGTAGCGGTCGGCCGCCGCGCCGGCAAAGGGCTGCGCCGCGCCCCACACCAGGTTGTGCACGGCGATGGCGAATGCGATCTGCGTCACCGGCAGGCCGCGGTCGAACGAAAAGGGATTGATGAACAGCCCGAATGTCTGCCGCGCGCCCATCGCGGCACTCAGTATCAGCGCCGCCGCGATGACCACCCCGACGACAGGGCGCGCCAGCGGATGCGCGGGATTTGCGGTTTGCATGATGAGGCGACCTCCTTTGCCGGCATGGTGGCAGCGCGCGCCCGCGCCGGCAAAGGAAAAGATTTTGACGGCAGGTGAAATTGCTTCACCTGCCGCCTACCCCGCGAACGCCCTCGCCTCATCCACCACCCAATCGCGAAACGCCAGCAGCTCGCTGCGCCGCGCCACGCTTTCCGAGCCCACCAGCCAGTAGGCCGTCTCCGCCGGGATTGCCGGCAGATCCAACGCCACCAGCGTACCGGCCGCCAGATCGCGGTTTACCAGCGGACGCCGGCCCAGCGCCACGCCCAGGCCCGCGGCCGCGGCTTCGAACGCCAGCTGGATCGTGTCAAAGCGCAGCCCGCCCGCCAGCGCAAGATCGTGCGGCGCCGCCGCGCCCGCCGCGTCCAGCCAGGCCTGCCAGTCTTCACTGGCCAGATCGACGTGGATCAGCGTGGCCTGGCGCAAATCGATGCGCCCGTCCGCCTGCGGCAGGGCGGCGCGGTACGCCGGGCTGCACACCGGCACCAGCTCTTCGCTGAACAAGCGCGTCCAGCTTGCCGACGGCACCACGCCGCGCGCCATGCGGATGGCGAAATCGAAGCCATCCACCGGAAAACCCACGTGCCGCTGGGACGTATCAAGCGAGATATGCACGTCGGGCCACCGCGCGCGAAACCCGTGCAGGCGCGGCAGCAGCCAGCGCGAGGCCAGCGTCGGCGCGCAGCTCACGGAAATGCCGCGGCCGTCCGGCCCGCCCGGCAGGCGCTGCGTGGCCGTGGCGATCAGCGACAACGCCTCGGATACGTACAGCAGGTAATCGGCGCCTTCGGGCGTCAGCGACAACCCGCGCGGCCCGCGCACGAACAGGTCGACCCCCAGCGTCTGCTCCAGCCCCACGATGCCATGGCTGACCGCGCTGGGCGTCACGTTAAGTTCGGCGGCAGCCAGCTTGAAGCTGCACAGCCGGCCGGCAGCTTCGAAAAAACGCAGGGCGGACAAAGGAGGAAGACGGCGCGGCATGGCGTAGCCTTTGAACGAAGCCGGCGTCACTGACCGGCAATGGCGCTTAATGTAGCGGACCCGGACAAACGCCGCGCGGCGGACGCGGCGGCGCCGGCCTCAATAACTGACCCCCGCTGCCCGCAATTGCGAGGCGGTGTGCCGCAACTCGGGCAGGAACTGACGCAATGCCGTGGCTTCGTCGAACGCGCCCGCCGGCAGGCTGACGTTGATGGCGGCCACGATGGCGCCGTCTTTGTCGCGCACCGGCACGCCCAACCCGGCGATGGACTCGTCCAGTTCGCCGTCGACCCAGGCATAGCCTTGTTCGCGCACCTGCTCGACCGCCGCCTTCAGGCGCGCCCGGTCTACCACGGTAGCGCCGGTCAGTTTCTTCAGGGTGGCGGTTTGCAGGTAAGCATCCAGCGCCGCATCGTCCAGCCCCGACAGCAACACCCGCCCCATCGACACCGCGTGCGCGGGCAGCCGGCTGCCCAGCGACGGACTCATGGGCAGGATGCGGCGCGTGTGCAGGCGCTGCACGTACACGATGTCTTCTTCATCGAGCACCGACACCGCGCACGACTGCCCGATGCGCGCGCATAGTTCTTCCAGCGCCAATTGCGCCTGCCGCCAGTACGGCAGCGAATACAGGTACGACAGCCCCAGGCGCAACACCTTGGGCGTCAGCCAGTAGTACTTGCCGTCGGTCTTTACGAACGACAGGTCGATCAGGGTGAGCAGAAAACGGCGCACCGCGGTGCGCGGCAGGTCGACTGCTTCAGCCACGTCGCCCAGGGTCTGGCGTTCGGCGCCCTGCCCCATGGCCTCGATGATTTTCAGCCCGCGCGCAAAGGTGCGAACGAACGATTCGCTTTCTGGTGTAGCCATGCGTATCTCCGCCATGTGCTTGACACAGCAAATTTCGGCCCGCAAAATGACCGTATAGCGGATTGCAATATCCGCTAAGCGGTCATTGTAGCACAATGCCCAGGCCAATCAACCCTTCTACCCAGCCGCAGCCATGACAGAACCCAGCTTCGAAACCGATTTCTGGAAAGACGCGCAGGCGCGCAAAATCTGGGACGACATCGTCCCCGGCGAGCCGCGCAAGACCATTCCCTACACCCTGACGCTGGACGCCATCCAGAAGTACTGCCGCGTGGTGGGCGACATGCACCCGCTGTATTTCGACGAGGAATACGCGCGCAACTCGCCCTACAAGGGCCTGATCGCCCCGCCCGCCATCCACATCCTGCTGATGTTCGCCTGCACGCCCGCCGACGACTGGATGCGCAGCCCCGGCACGGTCAATGCAGGCCAGTCCTGGAGCTACAACATCCCGGCCCGGCCCGGCGACGTCATCCGCCTGCAGGCGCGCGCGCTCGACAAGTTCATCAAGAAAGACCGCCTGTTCGCCGTGCACGACAACGTGTTCTTCAACCAGCACGACGAAGTGATCTGCTCCGGCCGCGGCTGGACCATCCGCCCCATGTAATCGCGCCGCGCCCAAGGAACCGCCCCCATGACCCACGCATTCGACACCCTGAAAACCGGCCAGCAGATCGACGGCACGCCGTTTTCCCCCACCCGCGAATCGATCCGCGAGTTCTGCGAAGCCTCGCTCGACTTCAACCCCCTGCACCTGGATGACAACTACATGCAGGGCAATTTCGGCAAGACCCACTTCGGCGGAATCATCATGCACGGCATGAATAATTTCGGCGTCATCAGCAAGATGCTGACCGACTGGCTGTACCCGCAAGGCGGCGTGCAGCGGCGCCTGGAAACGCGCTGGAAAGCCCCGGTGAAGCCGGGCGACACCATCACGCCGCGCGCCACCGTCACCGCCACCCGCAAAACCGAAAAAAGCCGTTGGGCCACGCTGGACGTGCAAGTCACCAACCAGCGCGGCGAAACCGTGGCCACCGGCGAAGCCATGGTCGAGTTCCCCGCCTGACCGTTCTTTGCCAGGCGTGGCCAGGCGCCAGGCTCCCGCAGGGGGCCTGACGCCGAACACCAGAGACTGCCGACAACAACAAGCATCGGAGACAAATCATGAAAGCATGGACCCAGGCGGCCGCGGCCGCCACCCTGGCCCTGGCCACCGTGCTGGCGCCGCCCGCCAGCCAGGCTCAACCCGCCTATCCCACGCGCAGCGTCACCCTGGTCGTGCCCTTTCCACCCGGCGGCACCACCGACATCCTGGCGCGCCTGCTGGCCAACGAACTCGGCCAGCAATGGAAGCAGACCGTTGTCGTCGAAAACAAGCCCGGCGCCAGCGGCACCATTTTTTCCGAGCAGCTGGCCCGTGCCGAACCCGACGGCTACACGTTGATGCTGACCGCCACGCATCACGTCATCAATCCCAGCCTGTACAAGAATCTGCGCTACGACACCCGCAAAGACTTCACTCCTATTGCCGAAGTGGCCGCGGTGCCCAATGTCCTGGTTGTGAACCCCTCGTTTCCCGCCCAGGACGCGCAGCAGCTGATCGCCTATGCCAAGGCGCACCCGGGCCAGGTGAACTTCGGCTCGGCCGGCACGGGCGGCGCCAATCACCTGTCGGGCGAGCTGTTCAAATCCATGACCGGCATCGACATGGTCCACATCCCGTATAAAGGCGCGGCGCCAGCCCTGAATGATCTGCTGGGCGGGCAGATTCCGGTGATGTTCGACTCCGTGCCCGGCGTGCTGCAGCACATCCAGGCGGGTAAGCTGCGCGCCCTGGGCGTTACTTCGCTGAAGCGCTCGGCGGCCCTGCCCGACGTGCCCACGCTGGATGAAGCCGGCGTCAAGGGCTTCGAAGCCATGGCTTGGTTCGGCCTGTATGCGCCCGGCAACATGCCGCCCGCTTTGTCAAAACAGATTTCCACCGCCGTGCTGGCCGCCCTGCAAAGCCCGCAGATCAAGCAGCAATTCGCAAAACAGGGCGCCGAGCCCGGCACCATGAGCCAACCGGAATTCGCCGGGTTCGTGAATGCCGAAATCGACAAATGGGCCAAGGTCATTGCCGACGCCCACATCAGCATCCAGTAAGAAGGGACGCCGCATCATGCCGGACGCAGCAACCGCCGCCACCGCCGGCGCCCTGTCGCACATCAGGGTGCTGGACCTCTCGCGCATTCTGGCAGGGCCCTGGTGCACCCAGAACCTGGCCGACCTGGGCGCCGAAGTCATCAAGGTCGAACGCCCCGGCAGCGGCGACGACACCCGCGCCTGGGGGCCGCCCTGGACCAAGGACGCCCACGGCAACGACGCCGCCGACTCCACCTACTATGCAGCCGCCAACCGCGGCAAGAAGTCGGTCACCATCGACATTGCCAGCGCCGATGGCCAGCGCCTGGTGCGCGAACTGGCGGCGCGCAGCGACGTGGTGGTGGAAAACTACAAAATCGGCGACCTCAAGCGCTACGGCCTCGACTACGACAGCCTGCGCGCCGTGAACCCAGGCCTGGTGTATTGCTCCATCACGGGCTACGGGCAAAGCGGCCCCAGCGCCCGCAAGCCCGGCTACGACTTCGTGTTCCAGGCCATCGGCGGCCTGATGAGCATCACCGGCGAGCACGACAGCCTGCCGGGCGGCGGCCCCCAGAAAACCGGCATCGCCATCGCCGACGTCATCACCGGCATGTACGCCACGATCGCCATCCTGGCTGCCCTGAACCACCGCACCGAGTCCGGCCGGGGCCAGTACATCGACATGGCTCTGCTCGACTGCATCGTGGCCCTGGGCGGCAACCAGGTCACCGGCTACTTCGCCAACGGCAAGATCCCGCACCGCTACGGCAATGCGCACGCCAGCCTGGTGCCCTACCAGGTATTCGCCGTGGCCGACGGCGAAATCGTCGTGGCGGTGGGCAACGACGTGCAATGGCAACGCTATTGCCAGGCCATCGATCGCCCCGACCTGGCGGCCGACGACCGCTGGGCCAAGGTCAAGGGCCGCATCGTCGGCCGCGGCGAGCTTGTGCCCGAACTGGCGCGCACCATGCTCACGCGCGGAGCCGATGACTGGATCGCCCGCCTGGAAGCCGCGGACGTGCCCTGCGGGCGCATCAACAACTACGAACAGGTGTTCCAAGACCCGCAAGTGCAATACCGTGGCCTGCGGGTCGACATGCCCAAGCCCGACGGCGGCGTCGTCTCCACCATCGCCAGCCCGCTGCGCCTGTGCGGCACCCCGGTCAAGTACGAACTGCCCCCGCCGTCCGTGGGCGACAGCACCGACTACGTACTGCAACAATTGCTGGGCTATGGGCCGGAAGAAATCCAGGCGCTCAAGCAGAGCAAGGTGGTCTGAGCAGCATTCGAGTGATGACGCCTGTGTCTGACACCCCAACCCCATACCCAGGTGTCTGACTCCCGAAGGGTGTCAGACACCGCACCCCGCAATAACTTCATCCCCAGGTGTCTGACTCCCAAAGGGTGTCAGACACCGAAACCCGCAATGACTTCCGCAGGATATGATGTGCCATCCCCATCCGGCACGCCTTCCATGTCCCGCATCCGCCAGCTTCCCGCCCTGCTCCTGGCCTGCGCCGCCCTGCTGCATCCCGATGCCGACGCCGCCCCCCGGCTGCTGCACAGCGAGCCTTCCCAATTCGGCACGATTCTGGTCTTTGAAGAAAACGGCGAGCGCTGCATGAATTTCAACAGCATGGTCGACTTCGGCCGCCAGACTTGCATGAGCCTGGAGCAGCCCGGCGCGTTGGTGTTTTCCTACACGCGCATGATGATCGGCGCGCTGTATGCCAGGCCCGAGCCCAAGACCATCCTGATCGTCGGGCTGGGCGGCGCGACCTTACAGAAGACCCTGGCCGGGTTGCTGCCCGGCGCAAGCATCGACACGGTAGAGATCGACCCCGCGGTCGGCACGGTCGCACGCGAGTACTTCGGCTACCAACCAGGCCCGACGCAGCGCCTGTTCATCGAAGACGGCCGCGCCTACATCGAGCGCGCCCATCGCGCAGGCCTGCAGTACGACATGGTAATGCTGGATGCCTTCGACGTGGACTACATCCCGGAACACCTGATGACGCTGGAATTCCTGCAGCATGTAAAAGGAATACTCGCGCCCGGCGGCATCGTGGTGGCCAACACATTTACGAACAGCCAGCTGTACCAGCGCGAGTCGGCCACCTATGCGGCCGTGTTCGGCGCGTTTTTCAATCTGAAAGAAGGCAACCGGGTCATCATCGCCGCAAACGGCGCCTTGCCCGACGACGAAACATTGGCCCGCAACAGCAAAGCGCTGGCCGGCAAGCTGAAGCCGCTGGGCATCGATCGCGAACATACCCTGGACCAGTTCGTGCGCATTGACGGCGTCGGCAGCGATATTGCCGTCTTGAAAGACTGAGCGTTCACGTCATCTACAATGCCTGGCCATATCGATTGCCTGAAAACGCAGCCGATCAGCAGCCACAGGTAGCATGACACGCGCGAAGAAACCCGTTTCCCGAAAAAGAAAACCCGCGGCAAGAAGCCGCAGCCAGCCGGCCCACAGCCTGACACGATTCCTGCGGGCATTCGTGGTTTCATCCCTGGCCAGCTTTGGCGCCGCCACCCACATGCTGAATCCGCAATGGCGGATTCCCGTCCCGGTAGAAAATATTCTTGCGCGGTTGCAATGGCCGCCGCGCGAACAAGCCGCCCCGGTAGCCGTGCCCACCGGGGCAAGCATCCAGACCCGGTTCGCGGCCTGCCCCCAGTTCTTTCCGGGCGGACAATCGCCCGCCGTGCCCGCCGCCCCAAAACTGCGCGAAATATGCTTTTCCAGCTTCGCAGTGCTGCATAACGGGCAAACCAAAACGCCGGTATTCGTGGCGGAACGCCTGAACCGCAAGATGCTGATCCAGGCCCAGGGGCTGCAGCGCACCGACCGCTTCTATGCCGAGGGCAGGATTCCGCGCGCCGAGCGCGCCGAACTGCAAGACTATCAGGGGTCGGGCTATTCGCGCGGGCACATGGCGCCGGCGGCGGATATGGCCACGCCCGAAGCCATGGCGCAGAGTTTTTCACTGGCGAATATGGTGCCGCAGGATCAGCGCCAGAATGCCGGGCCCTGGAGCCGCATTGAGCAGGACACGCGGAAATACGTCATGCGGGCCGCGGGAGATGTGTATGTCTTTACCGGCCCGGTGTATGGCGAGCGGCCGGAAACCATTGGCAACGGCGTCGCGGTGCCCAGCTATGTTTACAAACTCGTGTATGACGCGACGACCGGGCGGTCCTGGGTGCATTGGCAGGCGAACAGCGGCAACGCCAGAGTTGGCGCGCCAATAGGATACGGGGAGTTCGTGAACAGGACGGGGATCAGGATGTTGCCCAGCGAGCCGTGACAGGGTCCGGGGGGCAGGCGTGCAAAGCTTCAATGTCCGGCGCAACCGCCGCGACAGCCTGCCGGAAGGGGCGATTTTGTCTGGCACGCGGATAGGGATACCGACGAAGCCGTCATCGTGCTGGAAGGCGAATCGCGCAGCGACGTGCGCGGCGTGGCCGGCAGCCAAGATCCGATCATCCTGCGCGCGGGCCAGATGGGCGTCGTGCCGAAAGGCGTGGAACACAAACCCCGTGCGGATGGCGAGGTGAAGCTTCTGCTCTCCTGCAACAAATACTCCCCGCCCTCGCTTGCCCCGTTAAACAAGCCTATCATTAATCCACACGTCCCCGTGGGAGGCTCACCATGCGCCCCACCCTAGCCATTGCCTCCACTACCCTGCTAGGCACTTTCTTCTACCTGGCCCTGGCGGTCATTGCCTACGGCGGTATTACCCCCTTCTTTTCCCACCCCGCCCGCATCGCCCTCACCGTCGTCCTCTTCGCTCTGTCCATCGCCGCCCTCTTCAGCGGCGGCAACCTGAATCCCGGCGTGCGCGAAGACCGCGACAACCGCTGGGTGCTGACCGCTTTCGCGATCATCGGCCTGCTGAGCGGCACCCTTCCCCCGTATACCGACCGGGCCGGCCTCTGGACCATCGATGGCGACACGGCGCGCTGGCTCGGCGTGCTGCTGTTTGCCATGGGTGGCGCACTGCGGCTGTGGCCGGCCTACGTGCTGGGCAGCCGCTTCAGCGGGCTGGTGGCCATTCAGGCGGGCCACGAGCTCGTCACCACCGGCATCTACGCGAAGATCCGCAACCCCAGCTACCTGGGCCTGTTGATCAGCATGCTGGGGTGGGCGCTGGCGTTTCGGTCGGTCGTGGGAGTGCTGCTGACGCTATGCATGTTGCCGCCCCTGATCGCCCGGATGCGCAGC
Proteins encoded in this region:
- a CDS encoding spermidine synthase, which gives rise to MSRIRQLPALLLACAALLHPDADAAPRLLHSEPSQFGTILVFEENGERCMNFNSMVDFGRQTCMSLEQPGALVFSYTRMMIGALYARPEPKTILIVGLGGATLQKTLAGLLPGASIDTVEIDPAVGTVAREYFGYQPGPTQRLFIEDGRAYIERAHRAGLQYDMVMLDAFDVDYIPEHLMTLEFLQHVKGILAPGGIVVANTFTNSQLYQRESATYAAVFGAFFNLKEGNRVIIAANGALPDDETLARNSKALAGKLKPLGIDREHTLDQFVRIDGVGSDIAVLKD
- a CDS encoding DNA/RNA non-specific endonuclease; this translates as MTRAKKPVSRKRKPAARSRSQPAHSLTRFLRAFVVSSLASFGAATHMLNPQWRIPVPVENILARLQWPPREQAAPVAVPTGASIQTRFAACPQFFPGGQSPAVPAAPKLREICFSSFAVLHNGQTKTPVFVAERLNRKMLIQAQGLQRTDRFYAEGRIPRAERAELQDYQGSGYSRGHMAPAADMATPEAMAQSFSLANMVPQDQRQNAGPWSRIEQDTRKYVMRAAGDVYVFTGPVYGERPETIGNGVAVPSYVYKLVYDATTGRSWVHWQANSGNARVGAPIGYGEFVNRTGIRMLPSEP
- a CDS encoding CaiB/BaiF CoA transferase family protein yields the protein MPDAATAATAGALSHIRVLDLSRILAGPWCTQNLADLGAEVIKVERPGSGDDTRAWGPPWTKDAHGNDAADSTYYAAANRGKKSVTIDIASADGQRLVRELAARSDVVVENYKIGDLKRYGLDYDSLRAVNPGLVYCSITGYGQSGPSARKPGYDFVFQAIGGLMSITGEHDSLPGGGPQKTGIAIADVITGMYATIAILAALNHRTESGRGQYIDMALLDCIVALGGNQVTGYFANGKIPHRYGNAHASLVPYQVFAVADGEIVVAVGNDVQWQRYCQAIDRPDLAADDRWAKVKGRIVGRGELVPELARTMLTRGADDWIARLEAADVPCGRINNYEQVFQDPQVQYRGLRVDMPKPDGGVVSTIASPLRLCGTPVKYELPPPSVGDSTDYVLQQLLGYGPEEIQALKQSKVV
- a CDS encoding tripartite tricarboxylate transporter substrate binding protein; the protein is MKAWTQAAAAATLALATVLAPPASQAQPAYPTRSVTLVVPFPPGGTTDILARLLANELGQQWKQTVVVENKPGASGTIFSEQLARAEPDGYTLMLTATHHVINPSLYKNLRYDTRKDFTPIAEVAAVPNVLVVNPSFPAQDAQQLIAYAKAHPGQVNFGSAGTGGANHLSGELFKSMTGIDMVHIPYKGAAPALNDLLGGQIPVMFDSVPGVLQHIQAGKLRALGVTSLKRSAALPDVPTLDEAGVKGFEAMAWFGLYAPGNMPPALSKQISTAVLAALQSPQIKQQFAKQGAEPGTMSQPEFAGFVNAEIDKWAKVIADAHISIQ
- a CDS encoding MaoC family dehydratase, with product MTEPSFETDFWKDAQARKIWDDIVPGEPRKTIPYTLTLDAIQKYCRVVGDMHPLYFDEEYARNSPYKGLIAPPAIHILLMFACTPADDWMRSPGTVNAGQSWSYNIPARPGDVIRLQARALDKFIKKDRLFAVHDNVFFNQHDEVICSGRGWTIRPM
- a CDS encoding methyltransferase family protein; translation: MRPTLAIASTTLLGTFFYLALAVIAYGGITPFFSHPARIALTVVLFALSIAALFSGGNLNPGVREDRDNRWVLTAFAIIGLLSGTLPPYTDRAGLWTIDGDTARWLGVLLFAMGGALRLWPAYVLGSRFSGLVAIQAGHELVTTGIYAKIRNPSYLGLLISMLGWALAFRSVVGVLLTLCMLPPLIARMRSEEKLLRAYFGVQYEAYRKRTWRLVPGVY
- a CDS encoding GntR family transcriptional regulator produces the protein MSQVLSDPPPTMPAEASGIADAVRVLEEDIVLGSLHPRERLIEDDLIRRFGFKRHAAREVLAELARRGLVERRKNIGCEVRAFEPREVAELYQLRELLEAEAARTLPCPLPAQSLRELVDIQREHDRAVAAGDPREVFHANQRFHQALFGFCANGVLQKAIQEYARQTHAIRFSSLVDASYRERARQEHWAMIAALEAGERDALIRLCREHLAPSRDAYLAMNRHLYPRG
- a CDS encoding LysR substrate-binding domain-containing protein; amino-acid sequence: MPRRLPPLSALRFFEAAGRLCSFKLAAAELNVTPSAVSHGIVGLEQTLGVDLFVRGPRGLSLTPEGADYLLYVSEALSLIATATQRLPGGPDGRGISVSCAPTLASRWLLPRLHGFRARWPDVHISLDTSQRHVGFPVDGFDFAIRMARGVVPSASWTRLFSEELVPVCSPAYRAALPQADGRIDLRQATLIHVDLASEDWQAWLDAAGAAAPHDLALAGGLRFDTIQLAFEAAAAGLGVALGRRPLVNRDLAAGTLVALDLPAIPAETAYWLVGSESVARRSELLAFRDWVVDEARAFAG
- a CDS encoding MFS transporter encodes the protein MQTANPAHPLARPVVGVVIAAALILSAAMGARQTFGLFINPFSFDRGLPVTQIAFAIAVHNLVWGAAQPFAGAAADRYGSAPVVAFGAAAFAAGLALATAAQSPVLLVIGMGVLVGIGISCTSFGVVLAAVGRAATPQRRSMALGLASAGGSVGQVALVPFAQVLRESAGVSASLLGLAALMLLVAPLGMLLDRPAAQGGAPTAQEPALSLKQAVLHACRHRGYCLLTLGFFTCGFQLAFIATHLPGYLLLCHMPVGLGATALALIGLFNMAGSWACGWLGGQYRQQFVLGWLYLIRGAAIAAFFLLPKSTLSVVLFAAVMGLTWLGTVPLTSGLVAKVFGTRHLGTLFGVCFLSHQVGSFLGAWLGGLVFDLTGSYTPVWAATALAGLVAALLHFPIDDRATVPAPAAAALAQR
- a CDS encoding MaoC family dehydratase — its product is MTHAFDTLKTGQQIDGTPFSPTRESIREFCEASLDFNPLHLDDNYMQGNFGKTHFGGIIMHGMNNFGVISKMLTDWLYPQGGVQRRLETRWKAPVKPGDTITPRATVTATRKTEKSRWATLDVQVTNQRGETVATGEAMVEFPA
- a CDS encoding IclR family transcriptional regulator domain-containing protein, with amino-acid sequence MATPESESFVRTFARGLKIIEAMGQGAERQTLGDVAEAVDLPRTAVRRFLLTLIDLSFVKTDGKYYWLTPKVLRLGLSYLYSLPYWRQAQLALEELCARIGQSCAVSVLDEEDIVYVQRLHTRRILPMSPSLGSRLPAHAVSMGRVLLSGLDDAALDAYLQTATLKKLTGATVVDRARLKAAVEQVREQGYAWVDGELDESIAGLGVPVRDKDGAIVAAINVSLPAGAFDEATALRQFLPELRHTASQLRAAGVSY